A genomic region of Trifolium pratense cultivar HEN17-A07 linkage group LG3, ARS_RC_1.1, whole genome shotgun sequence contains the following coding sequences:
- the LOC123913146 gene encoding glucan endo-1,3-beta-D-glucosidase-like has translation MATTSNLSFLLYLTLITTTLYFADSQSFIGVNYGQVADNLPPPDATANLLKSTSIGKVRLYGADPAIIKALANSGIGITIGAANGDIPSLASNPNSATQWVNSNVLPYYPASNITLITVGNEVMTSGDNGLISQLVPAIQNVQNALNSVSLGGKIKVSSVHSMAVLTQSDPPSSGSFDPNLKNTLKELLEFQKENKAPFTINPYPFFAYQSDTRSETLAFCLFQPNSGRVDSGNGKLYTNMFDAQVDAVHSALSGMGFEDIEIVVAETGWPTRGDNNEVGTSVENAKSYNGNLITHLRSLVGTPLMPGKSIDTYLFALYDEDLKPGPGSERAFGLYKTDLSVAYDVGLDKSSQKTPPSTNPKAPITPSPKTTTQWCIPKLGISDDELQVNLDYVCSRQGIDCGPIQPGAACYDPNTVASHAAFAMNLYYQKFGRNPWNCDFSQTATLTSQNPSYNACVYPSGST, from the exons ATGGCTACAACTTCCAACCTTTCATTCCTTCTTTACCTTACCCTCATCACCACTACCCTCTACTTTGCTG ATTCGCAATCTTTCATCGGAGTAAACTACGGTCAAGTCGCCGACAACCTTCCACCGCCGGACGCCACGGCCAACCTACTAAAATCCACCTCTATCGGAAAAGTCCGTCTTTATGGTGCCGATCCAGCGATCATCAAAGCTTTAGCAAATTCCGGCATCGGAATAACCATCGGAGCTGCCAACGGTGACATTCCGAGTTTAGCATCAAATCCAAACTCAGCGACTCAGTGGGTTAACTCAAACGTGTTACCATACTATCCTGCAAGCAACATAACTCTGATCACCGTCGGTAACGAAGTTATGACATCCGGCGACAATGGTCTCATATCACAGCTAGTTCCGGCGATTCAAAATGTCCAAAATGCCCTCAACTCGGTCTCACTCGGTGGCAAGATCAAAGTATCCTCAGTTCATTCTATGGCCGTGTTGACTCAGTCGGATCCTCCATCTTCCGGGTCTTTTGACCCGAATCTTAAGAACACATTGAAAGAGTTGCTTGAGTTTCAGAAAGAGAACAAAGCTCCATTCACTATTAACCCGTACCCGTTTTTCGCTTACCAGAGTGACACAAGATCCGAAACCCTTGCATTCTGTTTGTTTCAACCGAATTCGGGTCGGGTTGATTCGGGTAATGGTAAACTTTACACAAACATGTTCGATGCTCAG GTTGATGCAGTACATTCAGCTTTAAGTGGAATGGGATTCGAAGACATAGAAATTGTGGTAGCTGAGACAGGATGGCCTACACGTGGGGACAACAATGAAGTAGGAACAAGTGTTGAAAATGCCAAATCCTATAATGGAAATCTTATTACACATCTTAGATCATTGGTTGGTACACCTTTGATGCCTGGAAAATCTATTGACACATACCTTTTTGCTCTCTATGATGAAGATTTAAAACCTGGTCCTGGATCTGAACGTGCTTTTGGTCTTTATAAAACTGATCTTAGTGTTGCATATGATGTTGGCTTAGACAAGTCTTCCCAAAag ACTCCTCCATCAACCAATCCAAAGGCTCCTATTACTCCATCACCTAAAACAACAACTCAATGGTGCATTCCAAAATTAGGAATCTCTGATGATGAACTGCAGGTAAATCTTGACTATGTTTGTAGTAGACAAGGCATAGATTGTGGACCAATTCAACCAGGAGCTGCTTGTTATGATCCAAATACAGTAGCATCTCATGCTGCTTTTGCAATGAATCTTTATTACCAAAAGTTTGGTAGAAATCCTTGGAATTGTGATTTCTCTCAAACTGCAACTCTTACATCTCAAAATCCAA GTTACAATGCGTGCGTTTATCCAAGTGGAAGTACATGA
- the LOC123913145 gene encoding coatomer subunit gamma has product MAQPLVKKDDDRDDEADYSPFMGIEKGAVLQEARVFNDPQLDARRCSQVITKLLYLLNQGETFTKVEATEVFFSVTKLFQSRDLGLRRMVYLIIKELSPSADEVIIVTSSLMKDMNSKTDMYRANAIRVLCRITDGTLLTQIERYLKQAIVDKNPVVASAALVSGIHLLQTNPEIVKRWSNEVQEAVQSRAALVQFHALALLHQIRQNDRLAVSKLVTSLTRGSVRSPLAQCLLIRYTSQVIRESGNTTQSGDRPFYDFLESCLRHKSEMVIFEAAKAITDLNGVTSRELTPAITVLQLFLSSSKPVLRFAAVRTLNKVAMTHPMAVTNCNIDMESLISDQNRSIATLAITTLLKTGNESSVDRLMKQITNFMSDIADEFKIVVVEAIRSLCLKFPLKYRSLMNFLSNILREEGGFDYKKAIVDSIVILIRDIPDAKESGLLHLCEFIEDCEFTYLSTQILHFLGIEGPKTVDPSKYIRYIYNRVHLENATVRASAVSTLAKFGASVDGLKPRIFVLLRRCLFDSDDEVRDRATLYLNTLGGDIEIDNDVSDFLFGSLDIPLVNLETSLKKYEPSDKAFDINLVPREVKSQPLAEKKAPGKKPTGLGAPPSGPPSTVDSYERQLLSIPEFANFGKLFKSSAPVELTEAETEYAVNVVKHIFDTHVVFQYTCTNTIPEQLLEDVIVIVDASEAEEFSQVISKPLRSLPYDSPGQTFVAFEKPEGLPTTGKFSNILKFIVKEVDPTSGEAEDDGVEDEYQLEDLEVVAADYILKVGVSNFRNAWESMDPDSERVDEYGLGQRGEGLSEAVNTVINILGMQPCEGTEAVPPNSRSHTCLLSGVFIGGVKVLVRLSFGIDSTKDVAMKLAVRSDDVNVSDAIHEIVASG; this is encoded by the exons GTTATCACGAAACTTTTATACCTACTGAATCAGGGAGAGACATTTACAAAG GTTGAAGCCACAGAAGTTTTCTTTTCTGTTACCAAGCTTTTCCAGTCCCGAGATCTTGGGTTGAGGAGAATGGTCTACTTGATAATAAAGGAGCTCTCCCCCTCTGCAGACGAG gttaTTATTGTCACAAGCTCTCTCATGAAGGACATGAATAGTAAGACTGATATGTATAGGGCAAATGCCATTCGCGTGCTGTGTCGCATCACGGATGGAACCCTCCTTACCCAAATTGAGCGGTATTTGAAACAAGCAATTGTAGACAAGAATCCAGTTGTTGCAAGTGCGGCCCTAGTTAGTGGTATTCATCTACTTCAG ACAAATCCTGAGATTGTAAAAAGGTGGAGCAATGAGGTTCAGGAAGCTGTGCAATCAAGAGCAGCTCTTGTACAATTTCATGCACTGGCTTTGTTACATCAG ATACGGCAGAATGATCGACTAGCAGTTAGCAAGCTGGTTACCAGCTTGACAAGGGGAAGTGTTCGCTCACCTTTGGCCCAATGTCTCTTGATCCGTTATACAAGTCAG GTTATTCGTGAGTCAGGAAATACTACACAATCAGGGGACCGCCCCTTCTATGATTTTCTTGAAAGTTGCCTTCGTCACAAGTCAGAAATGGTGATTTTTGAAGCTGCTAAGGCAATTACAGACCTTAATGGGGTAACTAGCCGAGAATTAACTCCAGCAATAACTGTTCTTCAGCTCTTCCTAAGTTCTTCCAAGCCAGTTTTGAGATTTGCTGCTGTCCGCACGTTGAACAAG GTGGCAATGACACATCCAATGGCAGTCACCAACTGCAACATTGATATGGAAAGTTTAATCTCTGACCAGAACAGAAGCATTGCCACACTTGCTATTACTACTCTTTTGAAGACAGGAAATGAATCAAGTGTGGATCGCCTCATGAAGCAGATTACAAATTTCATGTCTGATATTGCAGACGAGTTCaaaattgttgttgttgaagcaATAAGATCATTGTGCTTGAAGTTTCCTTTAAAATATAGATCTTT GATGAATTTCCTGAGTAACATTCTTAGGGAAGAAGGTGGTTTCGATTACAAGAAAGCAATTGTTGATTCAATAGTGATTCTTATTAGAGATATCCCTGATGCTAAGGAAAGTGGGTTGCTTCATCTTTGTGAGTTCATTGAAGATTGTGAATTCACTTACCTGTCTACACAG ATACTCCACTTCCTTGGAATTGAAGGACCAAAAACAGTGGACCCTAGCAAATATATTCGGTATATTTATAACAGAGTACATCTTGAGAATGCAACTGTTAGGGCCAGTGCTGTGAGCACACTGGCCAAATTTGGTGCTTCTGTTGATGGATTAAAG CCCCGCATATTTGTTCTGCTAAGGCGATGTCTTTTTGACAGTGATGATGAG GTTCGCGATAGAGCCACTCTTTATCTGAACACCCTTGGAGGTGATATTGAGATTGATAACGATGTGAGTGATTTCCTCTTCGGCTCACTTGATATCCCGCTCGTCAATCTGGAGACTAGTTTGAAAAAATAC GAGCCTTCGGACAAGGCTTTTGACATTAATTTGGTGCCCAGGGAGGTCAAGTCTCAGCCTCTTGCAGAGAAGAAGGCCCCTGGTAAAAAGCCAACCGGTTTGGGTGCTCCTCCTAGTGGCCCCCCATCCACTGTAGATTCATATGAAAGGCAACTTCTGTCAATTCCCGAGTTTGCAAACTTTGGGAAGCTTTTTAAG TCCTCAGCACCTGTGGAGCTTACTGAAGCAGAGACGGAATATGCAGTTAATGTTGTTAAACACATTTTTGATACGCATGTTGTGTTTCAGTACACCTGCACAAACACAATACCTGAACAACTATTGGAAGAT GTTATTGTAATCGTGGATGCTTCAGAAGCAGAAGAATTTTCTCAGGTCATCTCCAAGCCCCTCAGATCTCTTCCTTATGACTCACCTGGGCAGACTTTTGTGGCATTTGAGAAGCCTGAGGGATTGCCAACAACTGGAAAGTTTTCTAACATTcttaaatttattgttaaagAG GTTGATCCAACTTCTGGTGAGGCTGAAGATGATGGCGTTGAAGATGAATACCAACTGGAGGATCTAGAGGTTGTTGCGGCAGATTACATATTGAAAGTGGGGGTGTCTAATTTCAGAAACGCATGGGAAAGCATGGACCCTGATTCTGAACGGGTGGATGAATATGGTCTTGGCCAAAGGGGGGAAGGCTTGTCTGAAGCTGTAAATACCGTCATCAATATTCTGGGCATGCAACCTTGTGAG GGCACAGAAGCAGTCCCGCCCAATTCAAGGTCACACACATGCTTATTGTCAGGTGTATTCATAGGGGGTGTGAAGGTACTTGTGCGGTTGTCTTTTGGAATTGATAGTACAAAGGATGTTGCAATGAAACTGGCTGTTAGATCCGATGATGTAAATGTCAGTGATGCCATCCATGAGATTGTAGCAAGCGGCTAG